The Gillisia sp. Hel_I_86 genome has a segment encoding these proteins:
- a CDS encoding UPF0489 family protein, with translation MINFRNPHHIEPPGALREILSHPVNENEAIELAVFQEHRYAFFYWNKWMRKNNGAHPPCLVSLDWHQDLCYPENVEKEWLDALDLTSDADVSVFSWAKLAGNNDGHILCAAYLNLIGDIYVHCRQAPFPGAWKDEELIDTYGNKHTIKKFKTYEGLQDELFKSSETSVFFDIDLDFFSLKNGLSDGSFEFTYLQEKEIRTMLNKDNTLINWVFERLKGFTIATEPEHCGGLLKSNKFLGLISDIYFQPELFAPKCNWKWKPKY, from the coding sequence ATGATTAATTTCAGAAACCCACACCATATAGAGCCACCAGGAGCTTTGCGCGAAATATTATCGCATCCAGTAAATGAAAATGAAGCTATAGAACTTGCAGTATTTCAAGAACACCGCTATGCATTCTTCTATTGGAACAAATGGATGCGGAAAAACAATGGAGCACATCCACCCTGTTTAGTTTCTTTAGACTGGCATCAGGATTTGTGTTATCCAGAAAATGTAGAAAAAGAATGGCTAGACGCGCTAGATTTGACTAGCGATGCAGATGTTTCTGTTTTCTCCTGGGCAAAACTTGCAGGCAATAATGACGGTCATATTTTGTGTGCAGCTTATCTTAATTTAATTGGAGATATATATGTACATTGTAGACAAGCACCATTTCCTGGCGCTTGGAAAGATGAAGAATTGATTGATACTTATGGAAATAAGCACACAATCAAAAAGTTCAAAACTTATGAGGGTTTACAAGATGAATTATTTAAATCTTCGGAAACATCTGTGTTTTTCGATATTGACTTGGATTTCTTTTCGCTAAAGAATGGTCTAAGCGACGGTTCATTTGAATTTACATATCTACAGGAAAAAGAAATAAGGACAATGTTGAATAAGGACAACACTTTAATCAACTGGGTTTTTGAACGTCTAAAGGGTTTCACAATTGCAACAGAACCTGAACATTGCGGCGGACTTTTAAAAAGCAATAAATTTTTAGGCTTAATCAGTGATATTTATTTCCAACCAGAATTGTTTGCACCAAAATGTAATTGGAAATGGAAACCAAAATATTGA